The following proteins are encoded in a genomic region of Magnolia sinica isolate HGM2019 chromosome 1, MsV1, whole genome shotgun sequence:
- the LOC131257904 gene encoding uncharacterized protein LOC131257904 yields the protein MGKASRDKRDIYYRKAKEEGWRARSAFKLLQIDEEFNIFHGVKRVVDLCAAPGSWSQVPLSKEQLAILSLWILFDSLYFIHVIMIKLPAS from the exons ATGGGAAAGGCTTCCAGAGATAAGAGG gatatatatTACAggaaagcaaaagaagaaggatggcgCGCTCGGAGTGCCTTCAAACTCCTTCAAATCGACGAAGAGTTCAACATCTTCCATG GAGTGAAGCGTGTAGTTGATCTTTGTGCAGCTCCCGGCAGCTGGAGCCAGGTACCTTTAAGCAAGGAGCAACTAGCTATATTGTccctttggatattatttgattCACTATATTTCATACATGTCATCATGATTAAACTACCTGCATCTTGA
- the LOC131257886 gene encoding phosphatidylinositol N-acetylglucosaminyltransferase subunit C yields the protein MENKIKDNPPRQKWRKVAYGGMQPGYDDNYSDESFLEDMVMNANVVKRDMLRVMQDSVSISQYLCIVALVVCVWTYMLGSIIDETSLLFLDVGLLVLGFLVLSLTAKRLSLQLLSKYLLNISFFISGLYVLAPIYYTLTRSISSDSIWALTVSLLIVHLFLHDYSGSTIRPPGALNNPTLTSNISLNASIVASVLIASRLPSRLHVFAIMLFSLQVFLFAPLVMYCIKKYSFKLHLCFSFVLASATLGIVFPLHRLLFALFLGLLLFITVVCPYWLIKIQEYKVEINGPWDEAKLCFDITD from the coding sequence ATGGAGAACAAAATCAAAGACAACCCACCTCGACAGAAATGGAGAAAAGTGGCATATGGAGGCATGCAACCCGGGTATGATGACAACTACAGCGATGAGTCTTTCCTTGAAGACATGGTCATGAATGCCAATGTTGTAAAGAGAGACATGTTGAGAGTGATGCAGGATTCTGTTTCCATTTCTCAATACCTCTGCATCGTAGCTcttgtggtttgtgtttggaccTACATGTTGGGCTCCATAATCGACGAGACTTCCCTCCTTTTCCTGGATGTGGGTCTTCTAGTACTTGGCTTCCTAGTACTCTCGCTAACAGCAAAGAGGCTTTCCCTTCAGCTCCTCTCCAAATATCTCCTTAACATCTCCTTCTTCATAAGTGGGCTGTATGTCTTGGCTCCTATCTACTATACTCTTACTAGGTCCATCAGCTCAGACTCCATTTGGGCTTTAACTGTTTCGCTTCTCATCGTTCATCTCTTCTTGCACGATTATTCGGGTTCGACAATCAGACCCCCTGGGGCTCTAAACAATCCAACCTTAACTAGCAACATCTCTTTGAATGCATCCATAGTGGCTTCAGTTCTCATCGCCTCCCGTCTCCCATCGAGGCTTCACGTGTTTGCGATCATGCTCTTCTCCTTACAGGTCTTCCTCTTTGCACCGCTGGTCATGTACTGCATAAAAAAGTACTCTTTCAAGCTGCATCTTTGTTTTTCATTTGTATTGGCAAGTGCTACTTTGGGCATCGTTTTTCCATTGCATCGGTTGCTGTTTGCTCTGTTCTTGGGTCTGTTGCTTTTCATTACAGTTGTCTGTCCCTACTGGCTTATAAAGATACAGGAATACAAGGTGGAGATAAATGGTCCTTGGGATGAGGCAAAGCTCTGTTTTGACATAACAGATTAA
- the LOC131257859 gene encoding SNW/SKI-interacting protein A-like, with product MAALKDLLPPAKSTSSSFYDHSKDPWFKERFNSSVSDRSVVVKTNPVPPYGKRSGFIPRKPEDFGDGGAFPEIHVAQYPLGMGRKDEKPGSKILPLTVDSQGNIAFDAIVKQNENASKIVYSQHRDLIPKMISEEESKSEELEKEIEETTQSTKAALEKIVNVRLSAAQPKNVPTQSSDSKFIKYKPSQQSAAFNSGAKERIIRMVEMPVDPLEPPKFKHKRVPKASGSPPVPVMHSPPRPVTVKDQQDWKIPPCISNWKNQKGYTIPLDKRLAADGRGLQDVQINDNFAKLSEALYVAEQKAREAVAMRSKVQRELLLKEKDRKEQELRALAQKARSERTGGAPPAAVPVPAEKSMAEGGEIRMENERVKDMPRETKEEREERLQREKVREERRRERERERRLEAKDAAMGKKSKITRDRDRDISEKVALGMASTGAGRTGEVMYDQRLFNQEKGMESGFTTDDQYNIYDKGLFTAQSTLSSLYRPKKDADAEMYGGADEQLEKVLKTDRFKPDKAFGGASERTGPRDRPVEFDKHVEEADPFGLDLFLTEVKKGGKKAMEKIGSGGTMKASAGSSMRDGYEGGGSGRTRIGFERGH from the coding sequence ATGGCGGCACTTAAGGACCTCCTCCCGCCTGCGAAATCAACATCATCTTCATTCTATGACCACTCAAAGGACCCATGGTTCAAAGAACGCTTCAATTCCTCTGTGTCCGATCGTTCTGTCGTCGTCAAAACCAATCCAGTCCCTCCCTATGGGAAGCGGTCAGGCTTCATCCCCCGAAAGCCTGAGGATTTTGGGGATGGCGGTGCGTTCCCTGAGATTCATGTTGCCCAGTACCCACTTGGAATGGGCAGGAAGGATGAGAAGCCCGGATCGAAAATCCTTCCCCTCACCGTTGACTCTCAAGGTAACATTGCCTTTGATGCGATCGTTAAGCAGAATGAGAATGCATCGAAGATTGTGTACTCGCAGCACAGGGACCTCATCCCGAAAATGATATCTGAAGAAGAGAGCAAATCTGAAGAGTTAGAGAAGGAGATCGAGGAGACGACCCAAAGCACAAAGGCTGCTTTGGAGAAAATTGTCAATGTCAGATTGAGTGCGGCGCAGCCGAAGAATGTTCCAACACAGTCATCAGATTCTAAGTTTATTAAGTACAAGCCTTCGCAGCAGTCGGCAGCATTCAATTCAGGTGCGAAGGAGAGGATTATACGAATGGTGGAGATGCCTGTGGATCCACTCGAGCCACCCAAGTTCAAGCACAAGCGGGTCCCAAAGGCATCTGGGTCCCCGCCCGTTCCAGTCATGCACTCTCCACCTCGTCCAGTTACTGTAAAAGATCAGCAAGACTGGAAAATCCCACCGTGCATCTCGAATTGGAAGAATCAGAAAGGTTACACTATCCCATTGGATAAGCGTCTTGCGGCAGACGGAAGGGGTCTTCAGGATGTTCAGATCAATGACAACTTTGCCAAGCTCTCGGAAGCATTGTATGTTGCAGAGCAGAAAGCTAGAGAAGCTGTTGCTATGCGGTCGAAAGTTCAGAGGGAACTGTTGTTGAAGGAGaaggataggaaggaacaagagTTGCGGGCTCTGGCACAGAAGGCACGGTCAGAAAGAACTGGTGGTGCACCTCCTGCGGCCGTTCCTGTTCCTGCTGAGAAAAGCATGGCTGAGGGAGGTGAGATCAGAATGGAGAATGAGCGCGTGAAGGATATGCCAAGGGAGACAAAGGAGGAAAGGGAAGAGAGGTTGCAGCGTGAAAAAGTTCGTGAGGAGCGACggcgggagagggagagggagagaaggtTGGAGGCTAAGGATGCTGCAATGGGGAAGAAGAGCAAGATCACCAGGGATAGAGATCGTGATATCAGCGAGAAGGTTGCACTTGGGATGGCTAGTACCGGAGCAGGTCGCACGGGTGAAGTCATGTATGACCAGAGGCTGTTTAACCAGGAGAAAGGAATGGAGTCTGGTTTTACTACGGACGACCAATACAATATATATGACAAGGGTCTCTTTACAGCACAATCAACGTTGTCTAGCCTGTACAGGCCTAAGAAAGATGCAGATGCCGAAATGTATGGAGGTGCGGATGAGCAGCTCGAGAAGGTTCTGAAGACAGATCGGTTCAAGCCTGACAAGGCATTTGGAGGTGCGTCTGAGAGGACAGGTCCTAGAGATAGGCCGGTTGAGTTTGACAAACACGTTGAAGAGGCTGATCCATTTGGATTGGACCTGTTCTTGACGGAGGTGAAGAAGGGGGGTAAGAAGGCGATGGAGAAAATAGGGAGTGGAGGGACTATGAAGGCAAGCGCAGGGTCTTCAATGAGAGATGGCTATGAGGGAGGAGGGTCCGGCAGAACTCGAATTGGGTTtgaaagggggcactga
- the LOC131257867 gene encoding UPF0481 protein At3g47200-like, protein MAVSSSSISMETMALDPIWVSSLKGKIQADLQKLKASACSNCCSIYRVPHCLREADKTAYTPHSVSVGPFHHGEKMLEAMEQHKHRYLHEVLSRDSDIGLERYLMAIKELEQRARECYSETIHLNSNQFVEMMVVDGCFILQLLYKQYSRKGRKNDPIFMQSWLTWKLQIDLLMLDNQIPFCVLKRLFDLIKFPLLLDNSFTSIILNFFNDIWPSRNTITVEDNPISDPNHKCEIQHLLHLFHSSLVLEINLHKKSQTEGENESFNPFPCATKLREAGVKFKAGNASNFLDIKFGKGVIEIPPLSIEDGTNSVFLNLIAFEQCYSYCSNHITTYATFMDCLINSATDVGILCHNGIIKNWLGSDEEVADLFNKLGRDVIVDSNDFYLSDVSKGIDEYYRTPWHAWRASLMHKYFNNPWAIISLIGAVIFLVLTFIQTFFAPFSYFHSPS, encoded by the coding sequence ATGGCAGTAAGCAGTTCATCAATTTCCATGGAGACCATGGCCCTAGATCCAATATGGGTGAGTTCTTTAAAAGGGAAGATCCAGGCTGATTTGCAAAAACTAAAAGCGTCAGCATGTAGTAATTGTTGTTCCATTTACAGAGTCCCCCATTGCTTACGTGAAGCTGACAAAACGGCCTACACCCCTCATTCTGTCTCTGTGGGCCCATTCcaccatggtgagaaaatgctaGAGGCCATGGAACAGCACAAACATAGGTACTTGCATGAGGTCCTCTCTCGGGACAGTGACATCGGATTGGAGAGGTATTTGATGGCCATCAAGGAGTTGGAGCAACGTGCAAGGGAGTGTTATTCAGAAACCATCCACCTCAACAGCAACCAATTTGTTGAGATGATGGTGGTTGATGGTTGCTTCATTCTCCAGCTCCTTTACAAGCAGTACAGCCGTAAGGGTAGAAAAAACGACCCCATCTTCATGCAGAGCTGGCTCACATGGAAGTTGCAAATTGACTTGCTGATGCTCGATAACCAAATTCCATTCTGTGTTCTCAAACGTTTATTCGATCTAATTAAATTTCCACTCCTACTGGACAACTCTTTCACAAGCATCATCCTCAACTTCTTCAACGATATTTGGCCAAGTAGAAACACAATAACAGTAGAAGACAATCCGATTTCCGATCCCAATCACAAATGCGAAATCCAGCATTTGCTCCACCTATTTCACTCAAGTCTCGTTCTTGAAATCAATCTACATAAAAAAAGCCAGACAGAAGGAGAGAATGAATCGTTCAATCCATTTCCATGCGCGACAAAACTTCGTGAGGCAGGGGTGAAGTTCAAGGCAGGTAATGCTAGTAACTTCTTAGATATTAAATTTGGAAAAGGGGTGATAGAAATTCCGCCCTTATCCATTGAAGATGGTACCAACTCAGTCTTCCTAAACCTCATCGCCTTCGAACAATGCTATTCTTATTGCAGTAACCACATTACGACTTACGCCACCTTCATGGATTGTCTCATCAACTCTGCAACAGATGTTGGGATTCTATGCCACAATGGAATCATCAAGAACTGGTTGGGCAGTGATGAAGAGGTAGCTGATCTCTTCAACAAGCTTGGCAGAGATGTAATCGTTGATTCCAACGATTTCTATCTTTCTGATGTTTCTAAGGGAATAGATGAATATTACAGGACCCCGTGGCATGCTTGGCGTGCAAGCTTGATGCACAAGTACTTCAATAATCCATGGGCCATCATTTCCCTGATTGGTGCTGTGATATTCCTTGTCCTTACATTCATACAGACATTCTTTGCTCCATTTTCATATTTCCACTCACCATCATAG